One Phaseolus vulgaris cultivar G19833 chromosome 2, P. vulgaris v2.0, whole genome shotgun sequence DNA window includes the following coding sequences:
- the LOC137812081 gene encoding protein DMP4-like yields MDAIIKEELYMYNSDNHGQQKLPLLHNMEVPEPDRSLIQRAISQTFQSTAHLANLLPTGTVLSFQLLSPIVTNQGNCDSVCKFMTATLVALCGASCFFQCFTDSFRDDKGNVCYGLATFKGLWVIDGSTSLPPELGAKFRMRFIDFIHAVMSILVFAAVALFDQNVVNCFFPSPSTEAREILTVLPVAIGIFCSMLFVAFPTQRHGIGFPLSPN; encoded by the coding sequence ATGGATGCTATTATTAAAGAAGAGCTGTACATGTATAATTCTGATAATCATGGTCAACAAAAGCTACCACTTCTGCACAACATGGAGGTTCCAGAACCTGATAGAAGCCTCATTCAGAGAGCCATAAGTCAAACATTTCAAAGCACAGCCCATTTGGCAAATCTGCTACCAACTGGCACTGTTCTTTCTTTCCAACTTCTATCTCCAATAGTCACAAACCAAGGCAACTGTGACTCGGTTTGCAAGTTCATGACTGCTACACTTGTGGCTCTTTGTGGTGCCTCTTGTTTCTTCCAATGCTTTACTGATAGCTTCAGAGATGATAAGGGGAATGTTTGTTATGGACTTGCCACCTTCAAGGGCTTGTGGGTCATTGATGGATCCACCTCTCTTCCACCTGAACTTGGTGCAAAATTTAGAATGAGGTTTATCGATTTCATACATGCAGTGATGTCAATTTTGGTGTTTGCAGCAGTTGCATTATTTGATCAAAATGTGGTAAATTGCTTCTTTCCATCACCTTCAACTGAGGCACGGGAAATCCTAACAGTGTTGCCTGTGGCCATAGGGATTTTTTGCAGCATGCTCTTTGTGGCTTTTCCAACACAGAGACACGGAATTGGCTTCCCACTATCACCAAACTAA